One part of the Sardina pilchardus chromosome 5, fSarPil1.1, whole genome shotgun sequence genome encodes these proteins:
- the LOC134080896 gene encoding adenosine receptor A1: protein MAKNNIEVLFTVLEVLIAVACCLGNLLVLWAMWKCGTVRRQPTLCFIVSLAVADFLVGSMVVPIAVLVDGRVQTSFYGCLLPSCAEIVVTQASIHSLLAIAVDRYLRVYIPHRYKTMMTQKLSWTIVGVCWVSAGIIGSVPMFGWNRHDTREEMEASNSTTITCTFLGVIPMSFMVNFNFFACVLPPMLLMMVLYFYILVKIQRLKGSGAGGSESRSYYQKERKLTHSLTLILALFAVCWLPLHFTNVVSFYRPQTAVPHQVFYIGILLAQANSAINPVIYALKIQHIRAAVTSSWRRLFMCWPAEERHESSQTPGNDSSCNPHNRRVTQHVINGTTTEHDN from the exons ATGGCTAAAAACAATATTGAAGTGCTCTTCACCGTGCTGGAGGTACTGATCGCTGTGGCATGTTGTCTTGGTAACCTGCTGGTGCTCTGGGCCATGTGGAAGTGTGGTACCGTGCGGCGGCAGCCCACTCTCTGCTTCATCGTCTCTCTGGCCGTAGCCGACTTCCTGGTGGGATCCATGGTGGTGCCTATTGCGGTTCTGGTGGATGGACGGGTCCAAACCTCTTTCTATGGCTGTCTCTTACCGAGCTGTGCTGAGATTGTAGTGACCCAAGCTTCCATCCACTCCCTGCTGGCCATAGCTGTGGACCGATATTTGCGTGTATACATTCCTCACAG ATACAAAACAATGATGACCCAGAAGCTCTCCTGGACCATAGTAGGAGTCTGCTGGGTGTCTGCAGGTATCATTGGGTCTGTTCCCATGTTTGGATGGAATCGCCACGACACTCGAGAAGAGATGGAGGCATCAAACTCCACAACCATCACTTGTACATTTCTGGGGGTGATTCCCATGTCCTTCATGGTCAACTTTAACTTCTTTGCCTGTGTGCTTCCACCCATGCTGCTCATGATGGTGTTGTACTTCTACATCCTCGTTAAGATCCAGCGTCTGAAAGGAAGTGGGGCTGGCGGCAGCGAGTCTCGTTCTTACTACCAGAAGGAGCGGAAGCTCAcccactccctcactctcattctGGCGCTCTTCGCAGTCTGCTGGCTACCGCTGCACTTCACAAATGTTGTCTCTTTCTACCGTCCACAGACCGCAGTTCCCCATCAAGTCTTCTACATAGGCATCCTGCTTGCCCAGGCAAACTCGGCCATTAATCCAGTCATTTATGCCCTTAAGATCCAGCACATACGAGCTGCCGTAACGTCATCGTGGAGGAGGTTATTTATGTGCTGGCCAGCGGAGGAGAGACATGAGAGCAGCCAGACACCAGGAAACGACAGCAGCTGCAACCCACACAACAGAAGAGTTACTCAACATGTCATCAATGGAACAACAACAGAACATGACAACTGA